The following are encoded together in the Limanda limanda chromosome 12, fLimLim1.1, whole genome shotgun sequence genome:
- the LOC133014946 gene encoding ensconsin-like — MPGSIPSMAVQKKQSGIPPSQGPLSTRTIENQGKGNGLERTGVANGPNVDERLKAARERREEKEKLVASRELSRLEREQRAQRYHQQQVEERKKKILEQRHREDRRRSAVEEKRKQTLQEEKERYESAVRKTLEKSQRAQHNSGPNTRGRKITKNVPRRLPLTPWEKNLVSRLLTPTCSYLARSKSAGCQSGEEVVHVCRRAVSFHSMNTTTTSSTPHKPQQHSGSVQQRPSASPSPNSRSLHLAQVKTPKQKEAIKTPESKKNSSRGSNIRSVNTSVKPAPVTQSRKASPSPDRSPRRSLSRHSTPLQLELPSVPEETVCRSALAPGNSRPVRTSSGGRTEKMRSEPPAPVTPRLNLPNKAPTTAPVRDKSPSHRPPDPSPRPLEVVSRPLAGTTDQEAASRLLAEKRREARLQRERDEQERLQREEEERRSREEAEHRRAEERAQQQAEAQRLIEEKRRREEEEQRQAEEERAQAKREAALLQKQREEEEARERAKVEKLRQEREMLAQKEEVDRQDRKKRLEEIMRRTRRTDSPDTKPSPVRLLPNAPKPKENTEPVHNGTIEHVVKLPVGTKSAQLGLNNEEEGVPVVAFKERRSLRTLTGLEEIQTHQRAGHLSVCLMFKDLEKLSDGISCITASSLPLSTLNEHVNLPH; from the exons ATGCCAGGCTCAATACCTAGCATGGCTGTGCAGAAGAAACAGAGTGGCATCCCTCCATCGCAGGGACCACTGTCTACACGTACCATCGAGAACCAGGGGAAGGGGAACGGTCTTGAGAGAACAGGAG TGGCTAATGGACCCAATGTTGACGAGAGGCTGAAGGCAGCacgagaaagaagagaggagaaggagaagttaGTCG CCTCTCGGGAGCTGAGCAGGTTGGAGCGTGAGCAGCGGGCCCAGCGATACCATCAACAGCAAGTGGAGGAGCGCAAGAAAAAGATCCTGGAGCAGAGgcacagagaggacaggaggcgCTCTGCTGTGGAGGAGAAGCGCAAGCAgacgctgcaggaggagaaa GAGCGATATGAATCTGCAGTGCGCAAGACGCTGGAAAAGAGCCAGAGGGCCCAACACAATTCCGGTCCAAACACAAGGGGGAGGAAAATAACCAAGAATG TTCCACGCCGCTTACCCCTGACACCATGGGAGAAGAACTTGGTCAGTCGCCTCCTTACTCCCACTTGCTCTTATCTGGCCAGGAGCAAGAGTGCTGGTTGTCAGTCAGGAGAAGAAG TTGTCCATGTTTGTCGCCGTGCAGTTTCATTCCACTCCAtgaacaccaccaccacctcctccactcctcacAAACCCCAGCAACACTCTGGTTCAGTCCAACAGAGGCCATCTGCCTCCCCAAGTCCCAACAGCAGAAGCCTCCATCTGGCACAG GTTAAAACACCAAAACAGAAAGAGGCCATTAAGACGCCAGAGAGTAAGAAGAACTCAAGCAGGGGCTCAAACATCAGATCCGTCAACACCAGTGTGAAACCAGCACCAGTGACACAGAGCAGAAAAGCCTCACCCTCACCAGATCG GAGTCCTCGAAGATCACTCAGCAGACATTCGACCCCGCTGCAGCTCGAGCTCCCATCGGTCCCGGAGGAGACTGTCTGTCGCTCTGCTCTCGCTCCTGGTAACTCAAGGCCTGTCAGGACATCATCCGGAGGACGGACAGAGAAGATGAGGAGTGAACCACCAGCACCAGTGACACCACGTCTGAACCTGCCCAACAAAGCTCCTACAACCGCACCAGTGAGAGATAAAA gTCCTTCCCATAGGCCTCCTGATCCATCCCCCCGGCCTCTTGAAGTTGTGAGCAGGCCCTTGGCCGGAACCACAGACCAAGAGGCCGCCTCACGTCTCCtggctgaaaagaggagagaggccaGACTACAGCGGGAGAGAGATGAGCAGGAGcgtctgcagagagaggaggaagaaag GCGCAGTCGTGAAGAAGCGGAGCACAGGAGGGCAGAGGAGCGAGCACAACAGCAGGCCGAAGCTCAGCGTCTaatagaggagaagaggaggagggaggaagaagagcagagacaaGCCGAGGAAGAGAGAGCTCAGGCCAAGAGGGAAGCCGCCCTCCTGCAGAAACAG agagaggaggaggaagccagGGAGAGGGCGAAGGTGGAGAAGCTGAGACAAGAGCGAGAGATGCTCGCACAAAAAGAAGAGGTAGACCGTCAAGACAGAAAAAAG cgaCTAGAGGAGATCATGCGGAGGACCAGAAGGACCGATTCTCCAGATACG AAGCCCTCACCAGTCCGGCTCTTACCAAACGCACCCAAACcaaaggaaaacacagagcCTGTGCACAATGGCACCATTGAACATGTCGTCAAGTTGCCAGTGGGCACCAAGTCCGCACAGCTGGGGCTGAacaatgaggaggagggggtacCTGTTGTGGCCTTCAAAGAACGGAGGTCTCTCCGAACGCTTACCGGCCTGGAGGAAATCCAGACCCACCAACGAGCAG GTCATCTGAGCGTCTGCCTGATGTTCAAAGACTTGGAGAAGCTGAGTGATGGGATTTCCTGCATCACAGCCAGTTCGCTGCCCCTCAGCACTTTGAACGAGCATGTAAACCTGCCTCATTGA